From the genome of Lasioglossum baleicum chromosome 13, iyLasBale1, whole genome shotgun sequence, one region includes:
- the LOC143215235 gene encoding venom protease isoform X2, translating into MGAARSSQWLLLGIVFVITSSHATSQTEEVGSPLSRPETLFASIETSSNDLNNRTELSSSTRRRRYVRFPSGPGGYLFEGGGPPTGRNVAAPPALRFPSWRQHKSLWRSPVSEYNRPVMGHRTPRLIFRDNDFPPPVGGSAPSFFQQSNHLPDFEDDVRDHRKQTLDDYPRLESGCGIPASKQTAQRRIVGGDDAGFGSFPWQAYIRIGSSRCGGTLVNRFHVVTAGHCVAKASARQVQVTLGDYVVNSATETLPAYTFGVREIRVHPYFKFTPQADRFDVAVLRLDRPVHYMPHIAPICLPEKNEDFLGQYGWAAGWGALQAGSRLRPKTLQAVDVPVIDNRVCERWHRSNGINVVIYDEMMCAGYRGGGKDSCQGDSGGPLMLEKTGRWYLIGIVSAGYSCAQPGQPGIYHRVAKTVDWITYVINS; encoded by the exons ATGGGTGCAGCGAGGTCCAGCCAATGGTTGCTGCTGGGTATAGTGTTCGTGATCACGTCGAGCCACGCCACGAGTCAAACGGAAGAGGTTGGATCGCCTCTGAGCAGACCGGAAACGTTGTTCGCTTCGATCGAGACCAGCAGCAACGATTTGAACAACCGGACGGAGCTGTCGAGTTCAACGCGACGGCGTCGTTACGTCCGGTTTCCCAGTGGTCCAGGTGGATACCTGTTCGAAGGGGGTGGTCCTCCGACAGGGAGGAACGTGGCAGCACCCCCTGCTCTAAGATTTCCATCGTGGAGACAACATAAATCGTTATGGCGAAGTCCTGTTTCCGAATACAACAGACCTGTGATGGGACATCGGACACCTCGATTGATCTTCAGAGACAATGACTTTCCACCACCTGTCGGTGGCAGTGCTCCATCCTTCTTTCAACAGTCGAATCATCTGCCTGACTTCGAGGACGACGTCAGAG ATCATCGAAAGCAAACGCTCGACGATTACCCTAGGTTAGAGTCAG GCTGCGGGATACCCGCGTCGAAGCAAACTGCACAGAGGAGGATCGTCGGTGGCGATGACGCCGGTTTTGGCAGTTTCCCATGGCAG GCGTACATCAGAATCGGGTCCAGTCGATGCGGAGGCACGCTTGTCAATCGATTCCACGTTGTCACTGCTGGACATTGTGTCGCCAA AGCTTCTGCTCGCCAAGTTCAAGTCACTTTAGGGGACTACGTGGTCAATTCTGCTACCGAGACGCTGCCAGCTTACACGTTTGGGGTCAGGGAGATTCGCGTGCATCCCTACTTCAAATTTACACCTCAGGCTGACAG GTTCGACGTGGCAGTTCTGCGACTGGATCGGCCAGTCCACTACATGCCTCACATAGCACCGATCTGTCTCCCCGAGAAGAATGAAGACTTCCTAGGCCAGTATGGTTGGGCGGCTGGATGGGGTGCCTTGCAGGCTG GTTCGAGGCTGCGACCGAAGACGCTGCAAGCTGTCGACGTACCTGTGATAGACAATCGTGTCTGCGAGAGGTGGCATCGTTCCAATGGCATCAATGTCGTCATTTACGATGAGATGATGTGTGCCGGGTATCGTGGAGGTGGCAAAGACTCTTGCCAG GGTGACAGCGGAGGACCACTGATGCTGGAGAAAACAGGTCGCTGGTACCTGATCGGCATCGTCTCAGCCGGTTACTCCTGTGCCCAACCAGGCCAGCCAGGGATCTATCATCGTGTAGCGAAAACGGTCGACTGGATCACGTACGTGATCAACTCGTAG
- the LOC143215235 gene encoding serine protease filzig isoform X1, whose translation MGAARSSQWLLLGIVFVITSSHATSQTEEVGSPLSRPETLFASIETSSNDLNNRTELSSSTRRRRYVRFPSGPGGYLFEGGGPPTGRNVAAPPALRFPSWRQHKSLWRSPVSEYNRPVMGHRTPRLIFRDNDFPPPVGGSAPSFFQQSNHLPDFEDDVRDHRKQTLDDYPRLESEPRQQNRPLWKGDDSLCADGRTCEFFLMCWMSAGLLDGSCGGIMFACCQRQEPKGSSDYNLIEAPRDQSQPLPLDTYTETANDDRCGIPASKQTAQRRIVGGDDAGFGSFPWQAYIRIGSSRCGGTLVNRFHVVTAGHCVAKASARQVQVTLGDYVVNSATETLPAYTFGVREIRVHPYFKFTPQADRFDVAVLRLDRPVHYMPHIAPICLPEKNEDFLGQYGWAAGWGALQAGSRLRPKTLQAVDVPVIDNRVCERWHRSNGINVVIYDEMMCAGYRGGGKDSCQGDSGGPLMLEKTGRWYLIGIVSAGYSCAQPGQPGIYHRVAKTVDWITYVINS comes from the exons ATGGGTGCAGCGAGGTCCAGCCAATGGTTGCTGCTGGGTATAGTGTTCGTGATCACGTCGAGCCACGCCACGAGTCAAACGGAAGAGGTTGGATCGCCTCTGAGCAGACCGGAAACGTTGTTCGCTTCGATCGAGACCAGCAGCAACGATTTGAACAACCGGACGGAGCTGTCGAGTTCAACGCGACGGCGTCGTTACGTCCGGTTTCCCAGTGGTCCAGGTGGATACCTGTTCGAAGGGGGTGGTCCTCCGACAGGGAGGAACGTGGCAGCACCCCCTGCTCTAAGATTTCCATCGTGGAGACAACATAAATCGTTATGGCGAAGTCCTGTTTCCGAATACAACAGACCTGTGATGGGACATCGGACACCTCGATTGATCTTCAGAGACAATGACTTTCCACCACCTGTCGGTGGCAGTGCTCCATCCTTCTTTCAACAGTCGAATCATCTGCCTGACTTCGAGGACGACGTCAGAG ATCATCGAAAGCAAACGCTCGACGATTACCCTAGGTTAGAGTCAG AGCCGCGTCAACAAAACAGACCGCTGTGGAAGGGTGACGATTCGTTGTGCGCTGACGGACGAACCTGCGAATTTTTTCTAATGTGCTGGATGTCCGCTGGCCTATTGGACGGCAGTTGCGGCGGCATTATGTTCGCTTGTTGTCAGAGGCAAGAGCCGAAAGGTAGCTCTGATTATAACCTGATTGAGGCACCTAGAGATCAGTCTCAGCCGCTTCCGTTGGACACTTACACGGAGACCGCCAATGATGATC GCTGCGGGATACCCGCGTCGAAGCAAACTGCACAGAGGAGGATCGTCGGTGGCGATGACGCCGGTTTTGGCAGTTTCCCATGGCAG GCGTACATCAGAATCGGGTCCAGTCGATGCGGAGGCACGCTTGTCAATCGATTCCACGTTGTCACTGCTGGACATTGTGTCGCCAA AGCTTCTGCTCGCCAAGTTCAAGTCACTTTAGGGGACTACGTGGTCAATTCTGCTACCGAGACGCTGCCAGCTTACACGTTTGGGGTCAGGGAGATTCGCGTGCATCCCTACTTCAAATTTACACCTCAGGCTGACAG GTTCGACGTGGCAGTTCTGCGACTGGATCGGCCAGTCCACTACATGCCTCACATAGCACCGATCTGTCTCCCCGAGAAGAATGAAGACTTCCTAGGCCAGTATGGTTGGGCGGCTGGATGGGGTGCCTTGCAGGCTG GTTCGAGGCTGCGACCGAAGACGCTGCAAGCTGTCGACGTACCTGTGATAGACAATCGTGTCTGCGAGAGGTGGCATCGTTCCAATGGCATCAATGTCGTCATTTACGATGAGATGATGTGTGCCGGGTATCGTGGAGGTGGCAAAGACTCTTGCCAG GGTGACAGCGGAGGACCACTGATGCTGGAGAAAACAGGTCGCTGGTACCTGATCGGCATCGTCTCAGCCGGTTACTCCTGTGCCCAACCAGGCCAGCCAGGGATCTATCATCGTGTAGCGAAAACGGTCGACTGGATCACGTACGTGATCAACTCGTAG
- the LOC143215235 gene encoding venom protease isoform X3, with amino-acid sequence MGAARSSQWLLLGIVFVITSSHATSQTEEVGSPLSRPETLFASIETSSNDLNNRTELSSSTRRRRYVRFPSGPGGYLFEGGGPPTGRNVAAPPALRFPSWRQHKSLWRSPVSEYNRPVMGHRTPRLIFRDNDFPPPVGGSAPSFFQQSNHLPDFEDDVRGCGIPASKQTAQRRIVGGDDAGFGSFPWQAYIRIGSSRCGGTLVNRFHVVTAGHCVAKASARQVQVTLGDYVVNSATETLPAYTFGVREIRVHPYFKFTPQADRFDVAVLRLDRPVHYMPHIAPICLPEKNEDFLGQYGWAAGWGALQAGSRLRPKTLQAVDVPVIDNRVCERWHRSNGINVVIYDEMMCAGYRGGGKDSCQGDSGGPLMLEKTGRWYLIGIVSAGYSCAQPGQPGIYHRVAKTVDWITYVINS; translated from the exons ATGGGTGCAGCGAGGTCCAGCCAATGGTTGCTGCTGGGTATAGTGTTCGTGATCACGTCGAGCCACGCCACGAGTCAAACGGAAGAGGTTGGATCGCCTCTGAGCAGACCGGAAACGTTGTTCGCTTCGATCGAGACCAGCAGCAACGATTTGAACAACCGGACGGAGCTGTCGAGTTCAACGCGACGGCGTCGTTACGTCCGGTTTCCCAGTGGTCCAGGTGGATACCTGTTCGAAGGGGGTGGTCCTCCGACAGGGAGGAACGTGGCAGCACCCCCTGCTCTAAGATTTCCATCGTGGAGACAACATAAATCGTTATGGCGAAGTCCTGTTTCCGAATACAACAGACCTGTGATGGGACATCGGACACCTCGATTGATCTTCAGAGACAATGACTTTCCACCACCTGTCGGTGGCAGTGCTCCATCCTTCTTTCAACAGTCGAATCATCTGCCTGACTTCGAGGACGACGTCAGAG GCTGCGGGATACCCGCGTCGAAGCAAACTGCACAGAGGAGGATCGTCGGTGGCGATGACGCCGGTTTTGGCAGTTTCCCATGGCAG GCGTACATCAGAATCGGGTCCAGTCGATGCGGAGGCACGCTTGTCAATCGATTCCACGTTGTCACTGCTGGACATTGTGTCGCCAA AGCTTCTGCTCGCCAAGTTCAAGTCACTTTAGGGGACTACGTGGTCAATTCTGCTACCGAGACGCTGCCAGCTTACACGTTTGGGGTCAGGGAGATTCGCGTGCATCCCTACTTCAAATTTACACCTCAGGCTGACAG GTTCGACGTGGCAGTTCTGCGACTGGATCGGCCAGTCCACTACATGCCTCACATAGCACCGATCTGTCTCCCCGAGAAGAATGAAGACTTCCTAGGCCAGTATGGTTGGGCGGCTGGATGGGGTGCCTTGCAGGCTG GTTCGAGGCTGCGACCGAAGACGCTGCAAGCTGTCGACGTACCTGTGATAGACAATCGTGTCTGCGAGAGGTGGCATCGTTCCAATGGCATCAATGTCGTCATTTACGATGAGATGATGTGTGCCGGGTATCGTGGAGGTGGCAAAGACTCTTGCCAG GGTGACAGCGGAGGACCACTGATGCTGGAGAAAACAGGTCGCTGGTACCTGATCGGCATCGTCTCAGCCGGTTACTCCTGTGCCCAACCAGGCCAGCCAGGGATCTATCATCGTGTAGCGAAAACGGTCGACTGGATCACGTACGTGATCAACTCGTAG